The sequence GTCCTCCTAAAATTTAGCTTTTCAACTATGCTTAATATAGATTATTTTATAAATTCCAAGTATAAAATCAAATATATACTTTATTTTTCAAGAATTAACGGACAAGCCTGATGCCTGGTTCAGAGTTTTGTACAGGTTGAGAATCTATTGCTTCTGACTTGTCCATTAACGAACCGTATCTATAGCTTATGACTCagaaattatcaaaattgaaaGTACCTTCCGCAGCCCACGGGGAAAGATGCTAAATGCCTTTTTCAAATTCAAGATCCCTACTTGGAAATTATACGGAAGAATCCGTGCAATATAAAGATGATGAAATGCTGTAGCTGAAAACTGTTAAAACTTAactttaatattataaaaaaaaaaaatccattctgGTTAAGAAGGTTGGCAAATGGCCCTCAAAAAATGAGCATGACCCTTATCTTGTACATTCTTTCCAGCACGAAAACATGTGGTGCTGGTTAAGTTGAGCGGAAAAAAtctaatttgttttaaaaaaaatccaaGCATATGAAAACAATTAGAAGAAAATTAGGGAAATTCGACTAAAAGGTAATTTTTTCAGGGCGATCCTCATCATCGTCGTGAGAAACACACCAGAGCTTGATATCATGATCGAGGCTCCCGGTGTAGACAAAGCATCCGTAGAAAGAAGGAGAGGCGGCAACGCTAATGGCCTTAACGGGGCCACGGTGCCCATCCAGAACCGCCACACACCAATGCGAATTCCCGCCGCCTCTTCTCCATACGCGTACGGTCTTATCCGCGGATCCGCTACACACCATCTCCCCCACGGTAGCTAGGCAAAGAACGGCCCGGCGGTGGCCTCTCAGAGCACCCACTACGGTCATATGCTGCGCGCTCTCCTCCCTCTCCCAAACAATGATAGAACGGTCACAGGCACCGGAGTAGAGGAGCGCGGAATCCGAGGCGGAGAGCGCCAGCGCATTAATAGAGGATTTGTGTCTCTCAAGCGTTGCCACAAGCGAGTGCCGCTTCTCGCCGGGGGCTTTATTCCACACCTTCACCCTCGCGTCCGCCGAGCCCGTGTAAAGAAAGCCGTCGCCGGAAACCACCAGCGCGTTAATCGCATCATCGTGTGCTCGGAAAGACTCGATGCATCGGAAATCAGAGGGGCGCCAGATTTTGACGGTCCTGTCCCATGACGCGGAATACAGAAAGCCCTTGCGATCGACGGCCAGAGCCGATATGGTGTCCACGTGTTGGATCCACAGAACTTTCCTGTGCCTCCGCACTTTCACATGATTTCTGGGCACCATGAACGTCATCAGATAATCCTTAATGGTCGGCACGCTTGCCACCAGCTTATGCTGCTGCGACTCGAACCGCCTCCATACCCGGATTCTGTGATCCTGATGGGCGCTGTAAATTCTGTCTCCCGCAACTACGATGCATTTGACGCCTGCTTTTCCTTTTCCTTGCCCCATGATGCCGCACTCTTGTATTAGCTCCGCCTGATTTTTCTTCCAAACCCGAATTTCGCTCCCCGACGACCCGCTATACACAAGATCGGCCTCCGCCGTGGCCAGGGAAAATACATTGCCGCCCTGCCCCTCTACCGTTACCGTTGCTATGCACCTGTAACTGTAACTGTAACAACCCTCGCTGGTTTGTTGGGTTGTTCCAATAGACGGCACGGAGGCGAGGCTATT is a genomic window of Cryptomeria japonica chromosome 7, Sugi_1.0, whole genome shotgun sequence containing:
- the LOC131065716 gene encoding protein JINGUBANG, whose translation is MLCLGKRGRQRAEMGGNKDDPNCPKNTMKSQESLTSQESSLMSQSSLYSEHSLKSVTSLQSEFSLRSQPSIQSYNSLASVPSIGTTQQTSEGCYSYSYRCIATVTVEGQGGNVFSLATAEADLVYSGSSGSEIRVWKKNQAELIQECGIMGQGKGKAGVKCIVVAGDRIYSAHQDHRIRVWRRFESQQHKLVASVPTIKDYLMTFMVPRNHVKVRRHRKVLWIQHVDTISALAVDRKGFLYSASWDRTVKIWRPSDFRCIESFRAHDDAINALVVSGDGFLYTGSADARVKVWNKAPGEKRHSLVATLERHKSSINALALSASDSALLYSGACDRSIIVWEREESAQHMTVVGALRGHRRAVLCLATVGEMVCSGSADKTVRVWRRGGGNSHWCVAVLDGHRGPVKAISVAASPSFYGCFVYTGSLDHDIKLWCVSHDDDEDRPEKITF